In Pseudodesulfovibrio sp. JC047, the following are encoded in one genomic region:
- a CDS encoding DUF4747 family protein has protein sequence MAILKKMEVAVINITTHPHTPKKYVQLFRDAFKLKYPVGYRGVESFILNKPISIVKKKPLKGLSGHFHKFTEIDTHGDWLNLLKLEAVTSEDGEPVINIPEEMKPNLKTAPFVFLPRGHRLFFPSRDGKVTFSPQLIAKSLMNLFSHEQIRESYGDVTVTVETEKETINHILKIPALTKLFVDVTLPNPDDFSGDEKHALERMQKQHARKIQIALTGAKAEGIKPDADTKGFMKLSTSNGYVKAEGYDAESKKVEKSTSDHPVVFDDYYPAEKSSLSRVKAIAKKHLQRFTRRNEA, from the coding sequence ATGGCTATTTTGAAAAAAATGGAAGTTGCTGTGATCAATATTACTACCCACCCTCATACCCCGAAAAAATACGTACAGCTCTTCCGCGACGCATTCAAATTGAAGTATCCCGTAGGCTACCGTGGGGTTGAAAGTTTTATTCTTAATAAACCTATCTCTATTGTAAAAAAGAAGCCCTTAAAGGGCCTTTCTGGACATTTTCATAAATTTACAGAGATAGATACCCACGGTGACTGGCTGAATTTATTGAAACTGGAAGCTGTTACCTCTGAAGACGGTGAGCCGGTTATTAATATTCCAGAAGAGATGAAACCCAACCTTAAAACAGCTCCTTTTGTTTTTTTGCCAAGGGGACACCGTTTATTCTTTCCATCTAGAGATGGTAAAGTCACATTCTCCCCTCAGCTTATTGCCAAATCCTTGATGAATTTATTTTCTCATGAGCAAATCAGAGAGTCATATGGCGATGTCACAGTTACGGTTGAAACAGAAAAAGAAACGATTAATCATATTTTAAAGATTCCAGCGTTGACCAAGCTCTTTGTGGACGTCACTTTGCCAAATCCGGATGATTTTTCAGGAGATGAAAAACATGCGTTAGAGAGAATGCAAAAGCAACACGCACGAAAAATACAAATAGCCTTGACTGGGGCCAAAGCTGAAGGGATCAAACCGGATGCCGACACAAAAGGTTTTATGAAGCTATCTACTTCAAACGGCTATGTAAAAGCGGAAGGATATGATGCAGAATCAAAGAAGGTAGAGAAAAGCACCTCGGATCATCCTGTCGTGTTCGACGATTATTATCCTGCTGAAAAAAGCTCGTTATCCCGTGTAAAGGCTATCGCAAAAAAACATCTTCAGAGGTTCACCAGGCGCAATGAAGCATAA
- a CDS encoding helix-turn-helix transcriptional regulator — MPSDTLGQRITCIRGNIRQEDFAQHCGISRKTLIRYEKNERMPPADFLQILIKDFGADPQWLLMGGLPPKGLNPRESALIANYRASPEEGRRSLETTSALLAKSQTGKNVKKAG; from the coding sequence ATGCCCTCTGATACCTTAGGTCAGCGGATTACCTGTATTCGAGGTAATATCCGTCAAGAAGATTTTGCCCAACATTGCGGCATAAGCAGGAAAACATTAATTCGCTATGAAAAAAACGAGCGAATGCCTCCTGCCGATTTTTTACAAATATTAATCAAAGATTTTGGAGCTGACCCGCAATGGTTGCTCATGGGGGGGCTTCCCCCAAAAGGACTCAATCCGCGGGAGTCTGCTCTCATTGCCAACTACAGAGCCAGCCCCGAAGAAGGACGTCGGAGTTTGGAAACGACGAGCGCTCTGCTGGCGAAATCGCAGACGGGGAAAAACGTGAAAAAGGCAGGTTAA
- a CDS encoding DNA-binding protein: MIRTSEEVRAEFRRKGISISQWAVANGFPPNLVYEVLAKRRNPTRGQTHRIAVTLGLKDGEIVNDQELATAMNA, translated from the coding sequence ATGATTCGTACCTCCGAAGAAGTTCGGGCTGAATTTAGACGCAAAGGTATCTCCATTTCTCAGTGGGCGGTAGCCAATGGCTTCCCCCCGAATCTTGTCTATGAGGTTCTTGCCAAACGGCGCAATCCGACACGCGGACAGACGCACAGGATCGCGGTGACCCTCGGCCTTAAGGATGGCGAGATCGTGAATGATCAGGAACTCGCCACTGCCATGAATGCTTAA
- a CDS encoding DNA-binding protein yields the protein MCIISPFVNVSIDTPWQISEKNSSRLLTPKEARAKLEEQGLSIARWSKSNGLNPNTVSDLLNGRKKGIRGESHNAAVLLGLKHGKIANHKEFATAIGA from the coding sequence ATGTGTATTATTTCCCCCTTTGTAAATGTATCTATTGATACCCCTTGGCAAATATCGGAAAAAAATTCTTCACGACTCCTTACTCCTAAAGAAGCAAGAGCCAAGCTTGAAGAACAAGGACTTTCAATTGCTCGGTGGTCAAAATCCAACGGCTTGAATCCTAACACTGTCAGCGACCTCCTTAACGGTCGTAAAAAGGGTATTCGCGGCGAATCTCACAATGCCGCCGTTCTTCTCGGGTTGAAGCATGGCAAAATTGCCAACCACAAAGAATTTGCCACCGCCATCGGAGCATAA
- a CDS encoding putative holin: MKLPRMSLTTVLAVALVAMVALISPQQLGVIVYKVALVVLAGVAGYGLDRALFPYARPHKFDIDGLLLEEAKELTNDPETVIVLDSANEWIPFVAAQLRRAAIVCAAMLAVGLGL, translated from the coding sequence GTGAAATTGCCCCGAATGTCCCTGACAACTGTTCTTGCCGTTGCACTGGTTGCAATGGTGGCTTTGATCTCCCCGCAACAACTCGGCGTCATTGTATACAAGGTTGCCCTGGTCGTACTGGCCGGTGTGGCCGGTTATGGCCTTGACCGTGCGCTGTTCCCGTATGCCCGTCCTCACAAGTTCGACATTGACGGCCTCCTTCTGGAGGAAGCCAAAGAGCTGACCAACGATCCCGAAACAGTCATCGTACTTGATTCGGCCAATGAATGGATTCCCTTTGTCGCTGCCCAGCTCCGGCGCGCCGCAATCGTGTGCGCCGCCATGCTCGCCGTGGGGCTGGGGCTGTAA